In Corylus avellana chromosome ca2, CavTom2PMs-1.0, the following proteins share a genomic window:
- the LOC132168734 gene encoding uncharacterized protein LOC132168734: MRYLQFISRIYKSLPQNPTPNFRTTLIESKVQCSRSSCLVDCTRNYTSSTQESRPAPSETVSGIVDELMGLTLLEVSDLVEVLREKLGVSEMPTMMVMMPGMVPGGLRGPAGARGGAAAKVEEKAEKTVFDVKLEGFDAAAKIKVIKEVRAFTDLGLKEAKDLVEKAPTLMKKGVTKDEAEKIIEKLKQIGAKVSME, translated from the coding sequence ATGAGGTATTTACAGTTCATTTCGCGTATTTACAAATCGCTCCCTCAAAACCCTACCCCCAATTTCCGCACAACCCTGATCGAATCCAAGGTTCAATGTTCTCGATCCTCGTGTTTGGTTGATTGCACGCGCAATTACACCTCTTCTACGCAAGAATCGAGGCCGGCACCGTCCGAGACCGTATCGGGGATTGTCGACGAGCTCATGGGCCTCACGCTGCTCGAGGTCTCGGACCTCGTGGAGGTCTTGCGGGAGAAGCTGGGCGTCTCGGAGATGCCGacgatgatggtgatgatgccGGGGATGGTGCCCGGAGGGCTGAGGGGCCCGGCAGGGGCGAGAGGTGGGGCGGCGGCGAAGGTGGAGGAGAAGGCGGAGAAGACAGTGTTCGACGTGAAGCTCGAGGGGTTCGACGCTGCGGCGAAGATCAAGGTGATCAAGGAGGTGAGGGCGTTTACGGATTTGGGGTTGAAGGAGGCCAAGGACTTGGTGGAGAAGGCGCCAACGCTTATGAAGAAGGGGGTGACGAAGGACGAGGCCGAGAAGATTATCGAGAAGTTGAAGCAGATTGGAGCTAAAGTTTCGATGGAATGA